In a genomic window of Lepisosteus oculatus isolate fLepOcu1 chromosome 3, fLepOcu1.hap2, whole genome shotgun sequence:
- the LOC102683908 gene encoding vasotocin-neurophysin VT-like: MPESALPLCLLGLLALSSACYIQNCPRGGKRSYPDTGLRQCMACGPEDRGRCFGPSICCGEELGCYVGTPETARCLEENYLPSPCEAGGRACGAEGGRCAAPGVCCDEESCSLDPSCLEDSSKRRAPADQNRALVDSAAGDLLLRLMHLAHRQAQGAGQTPQY; encoded by the exons ATGCCCGAATCCGCGCTGCCGCTGTGCCTGCTGGGGCTGCTGGCCCTGTCCTCCGCCTGCTACATCCAGAACTGCCCCCGAGGGGGCAAGCGCTCGTACCCCGACACCGGCCTCAGACAG tgtATGGCGTGTGGCCCCGAGGACAGGGGGCGCTGTTTTGGCCCCAGTATCTGCTGTGGGGAGGAGCTGGGCTGCTATGTGGGCACCCCTGAGACAGCGCGCTGCCTGGAGGAGAATTACCTGCCATCTCCCTGCGAGGCCGGGGGCAGAGCCTGTGGTGCTGAGGGGGGGCGCTGTGCTGCTCCAGGGGTCTGCTGTGATGAAG AGAGCTGCTCGCTGGACCCCAGCTGCCTGGAGGACAGCAGTAAGAGGCGCGCCCCTGCGGACCAGAACCGGGCCCTGGTGGACAGTGCGGCCGGCGATCTGCTGCTGCGGCTCATGCACTTGGCCCACCGCCAGGCTCAGGGGGCAGGCCAGACCCCGCAGTACTGA